One part of the Rutidosis leptorrhynchoides isolate AG116_Rl617_1_P2 chromosome 1, CSIRO_AGI_Rlap_v1, whole genome shotgun sequence genome encodes these proteins:
- the LOC139885667 gene encoding histone H2A.1-like: protein MESGKATKGAGGRKGAGERKKAVTKSVKAGLQFPVGRIARFLKKGRYAQRTGSGAPIYLAAVLEYLAAEVLELAGNAARDNKKTRINPRHVQLAVRNDDELGKLLAGVTIASGGVLPNINPVLLPKKSAVTEEKATKTPKSPKATKTPKSPKKA, encoded by the exons ATGGAGTCAGGCAAGGCAACCAAGGGCGCCGGAGGAAGGAAAGGTGCCGGTGAACGTAAGAAGGCAGTTACGAAATCCGTTAAGGCTGGACTTCAGTTTCCCGTTGGTAGAATCGCTAGGTTTTTGAAGAAAGGACGTTATGCTCAACGAACTGGTTCTGGTGCTCCGATTTACCTTGCTGCCGTACTTGAATACCTAGCTGCTGAG GTATTGGAATTGGCTGGAAATGCAGCAAGAGATAACAAGAAGACAAGAATAAACCCTAGACATGTGCAATTGGCTGTGAGAAATGATGATGAATTGGGGAAATTGCTTGCCGGTGTTACGATTGCGTCTGGTGGTGTGTTGCCTAATATCAACCCTGTGCTTTTGCCAAAGAAATCTGCTGTCACTGAGGAGAAGGCTACCAAGACTCCTAAATCTCCAAAGGCTACCAAGACTCCTAAATCTCCAAAGAAGGCTTAA